The following nucleotide sequence is from Halorussus caseinilyticus.
CGCAACCTCGACTACGAACGCGATGGACGCACAGACGAACGAGACGACGACGAACGAGACGACTACCACCACGAACGGGACGAACGAAACGGCATCCGTTTCGGCCCCCGACCAGAAACTCGACGGTGACGAACTCACCATCGACTCCGCGTACCTGCCCGACGGCGGGTTCGCGGTCGTCTACAACCAGAGTAGCGCACGCATCGGCCGCACCGGCTACCTCGCGGCGGGCGACCACGAGAACCTCACCGTCACCCTGAACGAGTCGGTCGAGGAACCCCAAGTGCTGGTCGTGGCCCTCGTCCGCAACAACGGGAGCGAGACCTACAACGCCTCCGCGGACAAGGTGGCCTACCAGAACGCACAGGGTCAGGATGTCGCGGACGTGAGCTACGTCTACCTCCAAGACCGCGGTAACCGCACGACTGCGGAGACCACGGCCGAAGACACCGAGACCACGGCCGAGGACACTGCGACCACGGCCGAGGACACCGAGACCACCGAAGCCACCACGTCGAGCGACGAGACGGCCGACGAAACCACCGAGGAGACCACCGAAGACTCCAGCGGTGGCACCCCCGGCTTCACGCCCGCGACGGCAGTCGTCGCGCTTCTCGCGGCCGCGTTCGTCGCCATGCGTCGCAACTGACGCCACACGCTCGACTGACTCTTTTTTGACGTGACCGAGTAGTCATACGGCGCGGCGTCGTCGCGTCGGTAACAGTGATAGCGAACGCGTTCACGGGGAGTCCGGTCGGCCGACCGAGAGGGGTGAATCGTGCGTGACGGTCGAGACGCCAGACGCCGTACTCGTCCCGGTCATCGACGCCGCGAGTAGCGCCGCCTCCGGTCGCTCGGACGGCGAGGCGTCCCGACGATTGCCGTCTCCGAACAGGAGACCGCTCCCGCGCTCCGGTCGAGATACTGCGAGGATTCGGTCACGACGCCCGACCCGAACGAGGACCTTGCGGCCTACGCCGAGACACTGCTCTCGCTGGCCTCGCTCCCCGACGTTCGGACGATTGTCCCGGTCCGGGAGGAAGACATCTACGTGCTGGCGAAGCACCGCGAGGCGTTCGCCGACCGCGCGGACACGCCGTGGCCCGTACCGTATCAAGTTCGGTCGCCGAAACCGACACAGAGAATGGTGTAATCGACAAGAACATATTTTGGAAACGATACGATAGCGAGCGTCTATTTAAATCGGCGGGCCGACGAACGAAGGCAGTCGGCGACGAGTACGGACTCGCAGACCTACCAGATTCAGTTCGATAATAGTTAACATACCACGTCCGTACTGTGAGACAGGGGACAGGAATGACGGACGATATTTCGCGTCGGCGACTGCTCGAAACCAGCGGTGGGGTACTCGGCGGGTTCTCCGTACTCGGGTCGCGGGCGTCCGACGCCGGGCGCGCCACGTCGGGAATCACGGGGTGGGTGACGAAGGGAAGCAGAGCGACAATCGACGGGAGCGACGGCACCGTAGAGACTTTTCGATACTTCGGGTCGAGCCTCTGCAACGACGGCGACTCGTTCAAGTGCCGGACCTGCGACGGAGCGACGTTCTACCTGCTGGTCCCGGTCGGTTCCGGCAAGCCGACCGTCGGCGACACCTATCGGTTCAGTGCGACCGGGAACGGCAACTTCTGCGGAAACTTCCAAGTCCGACTGTCGAGTGGCGGCTCGTGTGGGAATTCGGCAACCTCGAGCGACTCCGAGACCGAAACCGACGAGAGTCCCGACGACCCCGAGACGGCGACGGAAACGACGACAGAGACAACGACCGAGGTCCCGGACGACCCCGAGACGGAACCCACGACGACGGAAGAGACTGAAACAACGACGGAAGAAACGGAGACGACCGAAGAGACCGAGACCCCGACAGAAGAGACAGAGGAACCCGAGACGGAGACGACTGCGGACGAGGAGAGCAACGAGACGACGGTAGAGTGACGGATAGCGGACTTCTCGACCGAGATGGTTCTGTTCTCCGTGTAGTTCGCGGCAGAATAGTTGGTCGGGGCGGATTCGAACCTCGCCGAGACGGTCCGGGCGTGCGGCGCTTCGCGCCGGTCCGGGCGTGCGACTCGTCTGGTTCAGAATCCTTCCGACGACGGAATTTGTGACTCGCGGACGAGCGAGCGACAGAGAAGTCGCTCGCGGTGTTGCTCGTCGCGAGAATATGGGTCGGGGCGGATTCGAACCGCCGACCTGCTCCGTGTGAAGGAGCTGTCATAACCGGACTAGACTACCGACCCGCGTACTCCATCCTTTCCTCTTCCGGGACTTAAGACTTACTTTACGTTCGGAAAACCGACCGGCGGCCGAGGCGCGGCGCGAACCCCCTCAAGCGCGCCTGCGCACCTTCCGCACGGCGCGGCGCGCTCTGTCGGCGGCCTCGTCCTCGGTCCGCTTCAGTTCCGCGCGCCATCGCTGGGCGCGGTTCAATTCCTCTCGCTCGCGGCCCGTCGCCTTCCGGACGCGGCGCTCTGCGGGT
It contains:
- a CDS encoding DUF7553 family protein translates to MNKHFEDAWYYARRAGKHLGRGVREELEPAERRVRKATGREREELNRAQRWRAELKRTEDEAADRARRAVRKVRRRA
- a CDS encoding DUF7282 domain-containing protein; protein product: MTGTTRTVLVAAVLALAVLTGVAVADSATSTTNAMDAQTNETTTNETTTTTNGTNETASVSAPDQKLDGDELTIDSAYLPDGGFAVVYNQSSARIGRTGYLAAGDHENLTVTLNESVEEPQVLVVALVRNNGSETYNASADKVAYQNAQGQDVADVSYVYLQDRGNRTTAETTAEDTETTAEDTATTAEDTETTEATTSSDETADETTEETTEDSSGGTPGFTPATAVVALLAAAFVAMRRN